The following proteins come from a genomic window of Lachnoclostridium phytofermentans ISDg:
- a CDS encoding helix-turn-helix domain-containing protein, with amino-acid sequence MNFIGSIIREYRCKLKMSRTMLAENICSEKYIYLIEKGERTPSADMVRLLSDRMGVDLFDHYQYLDCSNPISVRETLKNFDICQRKSDFITAKSIVDKAMYLADFKNKPWLYELEANRLGYMVFIENKYEEAIMDANKVLEDMEPKYLSSIHVVNLYVLLSTCYQIIGDLNNAKSITLAAYNIVRSKYKIEKYDHNIVSVRLNLITLYYLTKDYEKAITEGKELIDYQIEFNSYARIHIAYAFLSFSYFKKDAFKEAFLYFNQTISVLMAFYNPIDLKYIVAQDIFQLMVKDERVNHKLVKEFKMKYELSYDK; translated from the coding sequence ATGAATTTTATAGGAAGCATCATTAGAGAATATCGTTGTAAGTTAAAAATGAGCAGAACGATGTTAGCAGAAAATATCTGCTCGGAAAAATATATATATTTAATTGAAAAAGGAGAGCGTACCCCATCTGCTGATATGGTGCGATTATTAAGCGATAGGATGGGGGTAGACTTATTTGACCATTATCAGTACCTTGACTGTAGTAATCCAATCTCCGTACGAGAAACACTAAAGAATTTTGATATCTGTCAGAGAAAATCAGATTTCATAACTGCGAAGAGTATAGTGGATAAGGCTATGTATCTTGCGGATTTTAAGAATAAGCCATGGCTATATGAGCTTGAAGCAAATAGGCTTGGTTATATGGTTTTTATAGAAAATAAGTATGAGGAGGCAATTATGGATGCCAACAAAGTACTAGAAGACATGGAACCTAAATATTTAAGTAGTATTCATGTGGTAAATCTATATGTATTACTATCCACTTGTTATCAAATTATAGGTGACCTCAATAACGCTAAGTCTATAACTTTAGCAGCTTATAATATTGTGCGATCGAAATATAAGATTGAAAAGTATGATCATAACATTGTCTCAGTCAGATTAAATTTAATAACCTTATATTATTTAACGAAAGATTATGAAAAAGCAATAACGGAAGGTAAGGAGTTAATAGATTATCAGATTGAATTTAACTCCTATGCAAGAATACATATCGCCTATGCGTTTCTTTCATTTTCCTATTTTAAGAAAGATGCCTTTAAAGAAGCCTTTTTATATTTTAATCAAACGATTAGTGTATTAATGGCATTCTATAATCCTATTGATTTAAAGTACATAGTGGCACAGGATATATTTCAACTCATGGTAAAAGATGAGAGGGTAAATCACAAATTAGTAAAAGAATTTAAAATGAAATATGAGCTAAGTTATGATAAATAA